One region of Malania oleifera isolate guangnan ecotype guangnan chromosome 6, ASM2987363v1, whole genome shotgun sequence genomic DNA includes:
- the LOC131158547 gene encoding uncharacterized protein LOC131158547: protein MDPGNSDAHTGGSNDAEPSNLGGGDFDVVFCSVAQQVMAKIARNSGEHCCSPAHQGCSIKQITRMNPPSFSGGVDPFVAENWVQEIEETFAVLPCTEEQKVSFATFKITGEAKRRWKSVRLLEEQRSYVARFVELSQFAPYMVPDEEKKVRNFEEALRQSIYEQVGEFQVQTFLEPVNKATVIETSLQRGARVQSQRKRPTPPKFRAGTN, encoded by the exons atggaccctgggaataGTGATGCACACACTGGTGGTAGTAATGATGCAGAGCCTTCCAATTTGGGCGGTGGTGATTTTGATGTGGTATTTTGCAGTGTCGCCCAGCAAGTAATGGCAAAGATAGCAAGAAATTCAGGGGAACATTGCTGCTCACCAGCTCACCAAGGCTGCTCGATCAAGCAGATCACTCGTATGAATCCCCCATCGTTCTCAGGAGGAGTCGACCCGTTCGTGGCAGAGAACTGGGTCCAAGAGATTGAGGAGACATTTGCAGTTCTCCCTTGCACTGAGGAACAGAAAGTATCATTTGCCACCTTTAAGATAACAGGGGAGGCTAAACGCAGGTGGAAGTCAGTGAGGttgctagaggagcagaggtcg TATGTAGCTAGATTTGTGGAGTTATCCCAATTCGCCCCATACATGGTACcggatgaggagaagaaggtgaGAAATTTTGAGGAAGCCCTGAGACAGAGTATCTATGAGCAGGTGGGGGAATTCCAGGTCCAGACCTTCTTAGAGCCAGTTAATAAAGCCACGGTGATAGAGACTAGCCTACAGAGAGGTGCTAGGgtgcagagtcagaggaagaggcccacgccccCTAAATTTCGAGCAGGAACCAACTGA